One stretch of Chroogloeocystis siderophila 5.2 s.c.1 DNA includes these proteins:
- a CDS encoding class I SAM-dependent methyltransferase, whose amino-acid sequence MSESNSDTTQLYTLNPLTRFSDKATDYAKYRPSYPSEAIDVIFKGLDTSQALVADIGAGTGISARLLAQRGVQVIAIEPNAAMRQMAELHQLVEFREGTAESTNLPNNSVNLVTCFQAFHWFNPESSLQEFHRILKPSGRLALVWNDRDHQDTFTAEYSRLVREASNNHPAESRLKSVEPLFANPYFVNIQEDKFAYKQELDLPGLIGRALSVSYIPNEELAKQQLIANLQQLYYLSCNDQGIVYMSYCTSVYLASANQ is encoded by the coding sequence ATGAGCGAATCTAATTCGGATACTACACAACTATACACTTTAAATCCGCTAACACGCTTTTCTGATAAAGCAACAGATTATGCAAAATACCGTCCTAGCTACCCGTCTGAAGCTATTGACGTTATTTTCAAAGGATTAGATACATCGCAAGCGTTAGTGGCAGATATTGGCGCGGGAACAGGTATTTCCGCGCGGTTACTAGCCCAACGAGGAGTACAAGTAATTGCAATTGAACCGAATGCTGCAATGCGACAAATGGCGGAACTCCATCAATTAGTAGAATTTCGTGAAGGAACCGCTGAAAGCACTAATCTACCAAATAATTCAGTTAATTTAGTCACTTGTTTTCAAGCGTTTCATTGGTTTAACCCTGAGTCAAGTTTACAAGAATTTCATCGCATTTTAAAACCATCAGGACGATTAGCGCTAGTATGGAATGACCGCGATCACCAAGATACATTTACTGCGGAATATAGCCGTTTAGTACGTGAAGCTTCTAATAATCATCCTGCTGAATCACGTCTTAAATCGGTAGAACCGTTGTTTGCAAATCCGTATTTTGTTAACATCCAAGAGGACAAGTTCGCCTATAAGCAAGAATTAGATTTGCCTGGATTAATTGGTCGGGCTTTGAGTGTTTCTTATATACCTAATGAAGAATTAGCAAAGCAGCAACTAATTGCAAACCTACAACAATTGTATTATCTTAGTTGTAATGATCAAGGAATAGTTTATATGAGTTATTGCACCAGTGTATATTTGGCTTCAGCAAATCAATAA